A single window of Leptospira koniambonensis DNA harbors:
- a CDS encoding heterodisulfide reductase-related iron-sulfur binding cluster, whose product MAISQIAFHVIFTALFIVANVVFVRAILYRLNLVFNARKANGTENFLEHKNWGFRIKSFVLNVILQKKNFKEPVRGIMHAFVFYGFVTYLLHTTSQFISGVFGYALDDPYKFTLVGSLFGETANHYYEAALQVVSILVLVGLGFFAWRRWIQKAKGLDVHSPASAIVISMISILMVSTLLGEGARAVGADYANPFHDAAPIASAIGSFWELIGIEYSSADLVFQIMWWTHILSVFAFMLYVPTSKHAHLIFAPFNYFLQSDTPKGALSKLNLEDETAVWGVTRTEDFPWPNLLDGLSCIECGRCQVQCPANRTGKVLNPKAIIVELKHALMDKMPEVVKIRETNPEGAADAVAALDTSVIGKYEGLSEEALWGCTTCYACVEACPVGNNQVNAIMEMRRHLVLVDSNFPAELQGAFVNMENNSNPWGVAAHSRADWAEGLGVKTMAEDSNVDVLYWVGCAGAFDDRNKRIAQSFVKIMQKADVKFGILGTEEGCSGDSARRGGNEYLYQTLAQSNVDTMNGYNVKKVVTACPHCYNTIKNEYPQFGGNFEVIHHSEFINELSKEGKIDVGVAEDANAGKYTYHDSCYIGRYNDNYENPRDLVKKVSGGKLAEASDHHSKGLCCGAGGAQMWMEEHGERVNVKRSNQLLDTGATTIATACPFCITMITDGVKQEGKIEEVKVKDIAELVAENLK is encoded by the coding sequence ATGGCTATTTCTCAAATCGCCTTCCACGTGATCTTCACGGCTCTATTTATCGTAGCAAATGTTGTATTCGTTCGTGCCATTCTCTACAGATTAAATCTTGTATTTAATGCTAGAAAGGCAAACGGAACTGAAAACTTCCTGGAACATAAAAACTGGGGATTCCGGATCAAAAGTTTCGTATTAAACGTAATCTTACAAAAAAAGAACTTTAAAGAACCAGTACGCGGTATCATGCACGCATTCGTATTTTACGGATTCGTCACTTACTTACTGCATACTACCAGTCAGTTTATCTCCGGTGTATTTGGATATGCGTTGGATGATCCTTACAAATTCACCTTAGTTGGAAGTTTATTCGGAGAAACTGCGAACCATTATTATGAAGCTGCTCTTCAAGTAGTTTCCATTTTGGTATTAGTAGGACTCGGCTTCTTTGCATGGAGACGTTGGATCCAAAAAGCAAAAGGATTAGATGTTCATTCTCCAGCTTCTGCAATCGTAATCTCAATGATCTCCATACTCATGGTCTCTACCCTATTGGGAGAAGGTGCAAGAGCAGTTGGAGCAGATTACGCTAACCCATTCCATGATGCGGCTCCAATCGCTAGCGCAATCGGATCCTTTTGGGAATTGATCGGTATAGAATATTCTTCCGCTGATCTAGTTTTCCAAATCATGTGGTGGACACATATTCTTTCAGTGTTCGCGTTCATGTTGTATGTTCCAACATCCAAACACGCACACTTGATCTTCGCGCCATTTAACTATTTCTTACAATCAGATACTCCTAAGGGTGCTCTTTCTAAATTAAATCTGGAAGATGAGACTGCTGTTTGGGGTGTTACAAGAACGGAAGACTTCCCTTGGCCAAACCTTTTAGACGGACTTTCTTGTATTGAGTGTGGTCGCTGCCAAGTGCAATGTCCTGCAAACAGAACAGGTAAAGTTCTAAATCCTAAAGCGATCATCGTGGAATTAAAACACGCGCTTATGGATAAAATGCCAGAAGTTGTAAAGATCAGAGAAACGAATCCAGAAGGAGCTGCAGATGCAGTTGCTGCATTAGATACTTCTGTGATCGGAAAATATGAAGGACTTTCAGAAGAAGCTCTTTGGGGATGTACTACTTGTTACGCTTGCGTAGAAGCTTGTCCTGTTGGAAACAACCAAGTGAACGCAATCATGGAAATGAGAAGACACTTAGTACTTGTTGATTCTAACTTCCCTGCTGAATTACAAGGTGCATTCGTAAACATGGAAAACAACTCCAACCCTTGGGGAGTTGCTGCGCACTCCAGAGCGGATTGGGCAGAAGGTCTTGGCGTTAAAACCATGGCAGAAGATTCCAATGTGGATGTTCTATACTGGGTAGGCTGCGCTGGAGCTTTTGATGATCGTAACAAAAGGATCGCTCAGTCCTTCGTTAAGATCATGCAAAAAGCAGATGTTAAGTTCGGTATCTTAGGAACTGAAGAAGGATGTTCCGGAGATTCTGCTCGTAGAGGTGGTAACGAATACCTCTACCAAACATTAGCACAATCTAATGTGGATACAATGAACGGATACAATGTGAAAAAGGTTGTAACGGCTTGTCCTCACTGCTATAACACAATCAAAAATGAATATCCTCAGTTCGGTGGAAACTTCGAAGTAATTCACCACTCTGAATTCATCAATGAACTTTCTAAAGAAGGAAAGATCGATGTAGGCGTTGCAGAAGATGCAAATGCTGGAAAGTATACCTACCACGACTCCTGCTATATCGGTAGATATAACGACAACTACGAGAATCCAAGAGACCTGGTTAAAAAGGTTTCCGGTGGAAAACTCGCAGAAGCTTCTGACCACCACTCCAAAGGACTTTGCTGCGGTGCAGGTGGAGCTCAGATGTGGATGGAAGAGCATGGCGAAAGGGTCAACGTTAAGAGATCCAATCAGCTTCTGGATACCGGGGCGACTACGATCGCAACCGCTTGTCCTTTCTGTATCACTATGATCACAGACGGAGTAAAACAAGAAGGAAAGATCGAAGAAGTAAAAGTAAAAGATATCGCGGAACTAGTCGCGGAAAACTTAAAATAA
- a CDS encoding ornithine carbamoyltransferase, producing the protein MEAPKIKHLISWQDWSDAEVLDLLQFAVHVKNHRANYLGHMTGRTLAMLFQKTSTRTRVSFEVAMTEMGGHAIYLDWMTSNFLLSDIDLEAEYLSRNVSVIMARMRKHEELLQLKSGSQVPVINGCCNKFHPCQSLADILTIVMDNPKPLKELKLTYIGVHNNVVNSLIGITSALGMELTLLTPIAETENIDQDTVERAKKKGTIQWETDLIRSVKNADYIYTDTWVDMEFFNDPSFADKKKERMNLMMPFQINEALLKETKAKVMHDMPIHSGYEITREVVRSPRSIIFQQAENRLDAQKAVILQLLEA; encoded by the coding sequence ATGGAAGCACCTAAAATCAAACATCTTATCTCTTGGCAGGATTGGTCGGACGCAGAAGTCCTGGACCTTCTACAATTTGCTGTCCATGTGAAAAATCATAGGGCCAATTATCTGGGACATATGACCGGCAGGACTCTTGCTATGCTCTTCCAAAAGACTAGCACTCGTACAAGAGTTTCTTTTGAAGTGGCAATGACTGAGATGGGAGGACATGCAATCTATTTGGATTGGATGACTTCTAACTTTCTTCTTTCCGACATTGACCTCGAAGCTGAATATCTTTCCAGAAACGTTTCAGTCATCATGGCTCGGATGAGAAAACATGAGGAACTTTTACAGCTCAAATCAGGTTCACAGGTTCCAGTCATCAATGGATGTTGTAATAAATTCCATCCCTGCCAATCTCTTGCGGATATTCTCACGATCGTGATGGACAACCCGAAACCTCTGAAAGAGTTAAAGCTCACCTATATTGGTGTGCATAATAACGTAGTAAATTCTCTTATAGGGATCACTTCTGCTTTGGGTATGGAACTTACTCTTCTCACCCCGATTGCTGAGACTGAAAACATAGATCAAGACACTGTGGAAAGGGCTAAAAAGAAGGGCACGATCCAATGGGAGACTGATCTGATCCGTTCCGTAAAAAATGCGGACTATATTTATACGGATACCTGGGTAGATATGGAGTTCTTCAACGATCCTTCTTTCGCTGATAAGAAGAAGGAACGTATGAACCTGATGATGCCTTTCCAGATCAATGAGGCATTACTCAAAGAGACCAAGGCAAAGGTTATGCATGATATGCCTATCCACTCAGGTTACGAAATAACTAGAGAAGTAGTCAGAAGTCCTAGATCTATTATCTTCCAACAGGCGGAGAACCGCTTGGATGCACAAAAAGCGGTCATTCTACAACTCTTAGAAGCTTAG
- a CDS encoding DUF4926 domain-containing protein gives MSPFKEHEIVRLKRSIDSIPAGAIGTIVFVYHDPRVAYEIEFLDNDGNTLAILAVEEENIEKAPKV, from the coding sequence ATGTCACCTTTTAAAGAGCATGAAATTGTAAGATTAAAACGAAGTATAGATTCGATTCCTGCAGGAGCTATTGGAACGATTGTTTTTGTTTATCATGATCCTCGTGTTGCATATGAAATTGAATTTTTAGACAATGATGGGAATACTTTGGCTATCCTGGCTGTTGAAGAAGAAAATATAGAAAAAGCACCCAAGGTTTAA
- a CDS encoding peptide chain release factor 3, whose amino-acid sequence MSESAIGQNIIEEETKRRRTFAIIAHPDAGKTTLTEKLLLYGGAIQLAGAVKARKNRKAATSDWMEMEKEKGISITSAALQFEYKNHVLNLLDTPGHEDFSEDTYRTLIAADTAVMVLDAGRGVEPQTIKLFKVCRDRGIPIVTFVNKMDRPTKKMFELLDEIEKVLGITAIPMVWPIGTGVDFSGVYNRVDKKIYTYDKTPGGSQKSAFQSSGIEDTNLDSMFEDWVLKQFREEVELVEEGIAAFSLDEFIDSKITPVFFGSAVNNFGIQLFLDHFLQIAPPPLYFPLKNGDRLDPITTPFSGFVFKVQANMNKAHRDRIAFLRVCSGKFERGLNVNHGRLGKAVKLSSSFAFFGQDRNTVDEAYPGDIIGLVNPGTYSIGDILATGKVPDLKPLPVFAPEIFATLSCVETGALKSFRKGIEQLAEEGILHLFTSQTVGGGLPVIGAMGQLQFEVFRRRLQDEYSAPTNINILPYQVSCWLLEEDIPKVPVGSNLVTDSLGRAALLFDSEWEKGYFQKKNPEIRLLDYPTQDVSELNQEY is encoded by the coding sequence GTGTCGGAAAGCGCTATTGGCCAGAATATAATAGAAGAGGAAACCAAACGTAGGAGAACCTTCGCAATCATAGCCCATCCGGATGCGGGTAAGACTACCCTTACCGAAAAACTTCTATTGTACGGAGGCGCTATCCAGCTTGCGGGCGCAGTAAAGGCGCGTAAAAATCGTAAGGCAGCCACTTCCGACTGGATGGAGATGGAAAAAGAGAAGGGGATCTCAATCACTTCTGCAGCGCTACAATTCGAATATAAAAATCATGTATTAAATTTATTAGATACTCCAGGTCACGAAGACTTCTCCGAAGATACGTACCGCACTTTGATCGCAGCCGACACCGCAGTGATGGTGTTAGATGCAGGAAGAGGAGTAGAGCCCCAAACAATTAAATTATTTAAAGTCTGTAGGGACCGCGGGATCCCGATTGTTACATTCGTAAACAAGATGGACCGCCCCACTAAAAAAATGTTCGAGCTCTTGGATGAGATCGAAAAAGTTTTAGGTATCACTGCGATCCCGATGGTATGGCCTATTGGTACTGGAGTGGATTTCAGTGGAGTTTATAATCGTGTGGATAAAAAGATCTACACTTATGATAAAACTCCAGGTGGTTCCCAAAAGTCTGCATTCCAAAGTTCAGGGATAGAAGATACAAATCTCGACTCAATGTTTGAGGACTGGGTCTTAAAACAATTTAGGGAAGAAGTAGAACTCGTAGAAGAAGGGATCGCTGCATTCTCTTTAGATGAATTTATAGATTCTAAGATCACACCTGTATTTTTCGGATCGGCAGTGAATAACTTCGGGATCCAATTATTCTTGGACCATTTTTTACAGATCGCTCCTCCTCCTTTATATTTTCCATTGAAGAATGGAGATCGTTTGGATCCGATCACCACTCCTTTCAGTGGATTCGTATTCAAGGTGCAAGCCAATATGAACAAGGCCCATAGAGATAGGATCGCATTCTTAAGAGTATGTTCAGGTAAGTTCGAAAGAGGACTTAACGTGAATCACGGAAGACTCGGAAAAGCTGTAAAACTTTCTTCTTCTTTTGCATTTTTTGGCCAAGACAGAAACACTGTGGATGAGGCTTATCCTGGAGATATTATAGGTCTTGTGAACCCGGGCACTTATTCTATCGGAGATATATTGGCGACTGGCAAAGTTCCCGATCTAAAACCACTTCCAGTATTTGCTCCTGAAATTTTTGCTACTCTTTCCTGTGTAGAAACAGGAGCTCTCAAAAGTTTCAGAAAGGGAATAGAACAATTGGCAGAAGAGGGCATCCTTCACTTATTCACTTCTCAAACTGTGGGTGGTGGATTGCCTGTGATAGGTGCAATGGGCCAGTTGCAGTTCGAGGTATTTAGAAGAAGGCTCCAAGACGAGTATTCTGCTCCTACGAATATTAATATTCTTCCTTACCAAGTTTCTTGCTGGTTGCTTGAAGAAGATATCCCAAAGGTTCCTGTGGGTTCCAATCTTGTGACTGATAGTTTGGGTAGAGCTGCTCTTCTATTCGATTCTGAATGGGAGAAGGGTTATTTCCAAAAGAAAAATCCTGAGATCAGACTTCTGGATTATCCTACGCAAGATGTTTCTGAGTTAAATCAGGAATACTGA